Proteins encoded together in one Rossellomorea sp. y25 window:
- a CDS encoding DNA alkylation repair protein: MNFDEVMAALEEMGNEQTKNTYLRHGAHEPLFGVKIGDLKKLVKHVKNDQGLVLSLYESGNFDAMYLAGLSVNPKNMNKEMLQDWVDKADWYMLAEYTVANVTAESAYAIELANEWIKSEYEMVATAGWSAYAGYISITSDQEINIDEIKQYLKHIENTIHEERNRVRYVMNGFVISVGAHVAPLLDEAKQVAKKIGRVHVDVGDTACKVPVATSYIKKIEDKGRVGVKRKTCIC; the protein is encoded by the coding sequence ATGAATTTTGATGAAGTGATGGCAGCACTTGAAGAAATGGGGAACGAGCAGACCAAGAATACATATTTACGTCATGGCGCACATGAACCATTATTCGGAGTGAAAATTGGTGACTTAAAAAAACTGGTTAAACATGTGAAAAATGATCAAGGGCTTGTACTAAGCCTGTACGAATCGGGCAACTTCGATGCCATGTACCTGGCGGGGCTATCTGTAAATCCCAAAAATATGAATAAGGAAATGCTACAGGATTGGGTCGATAAAGCAGATTGGTATATGCTGGCTGAATACACTGTCGCTAATGTAACCGCGGAGAGCGCCTACGCTATTGAATTAGCAAACGAGTGGATCAAATCGGAATATGAAATGGTGGCAACGGCTGGTTGGAGTGCCTATGCAGGGTATATTAGTATAACCTCAGATCAAGAAATCAATATAGACGAAATCAAACAGTATCTGAAACATATTGAAAATACGATTCATGAAGAGAGAAATAGAGTACGTTACGTAATGAATGGATTTGTCATTTCTGTTGGAGCACATGTAGCTCCTTTGTTAGATGAGGCAAAACAAGTGGCGAAAAAAATTGGGAGGGTACATGTCGATGTTGGAGATACAGCATGTAAAGTACCGGTAGCTACAAGCTACATAAAGAAGATAGAAGATAAAGGCAGGGTCGGTGTGAAAAGGAAGACATGCATTTGTTAA
- a CDS encoding glycerol-3-phosphate acyltransferase translates to MMSNSMIISIIILVSYGLGSITGAYYIVKMFTGEDIRKLGSGNVGATNAGRAIGKKGFLLTLLIDAGKVILAIMITAQLAEGESYLVLSSIFAMIGHLFPIQLGFHGGKGVVAYLASALFLSPLTIGIFAITMGILYLILRRYPMAGFLSMASIPITAYVLEGSFTISIGLLSLFVFVLWAHKR, encoded by the coding sequence ATGATGAGTAATAGTATGATCATAAGTATTATCATTTTGGTTTCTTATGGACTGGGAAGTATAACAGGTGCTTATTATATAGTGAAAATGTTTACCGGTGAAGATATCCGTAAACTGGGAAGCGGAAATGTCGGTGCGACGAACGCAGGTAGAGCAATAGGGAAAAAAGGATTTCTTCTGACGCTCCTGATTGATGCCGGGAAAGTGATTCTTGCAATCATGATCACGGCACAACTGGCAGAAGGCGAGAGTTACTTAGTTCTCAGTTCGATATTTGCCATGATCGGACATTTGTTTCCAATCCAGCTTGGATTTCACGGGGGAAAGGGAGTAGTTGCTTATTTAGCATCTGCCTTATTTCTTAGTCCCCTTACCATTGGGATTTTCGCCATCACTATGGGAATCTTATATCTAATTTTGAGAAGATACCCCATGGCCGGTTTTCTTTCAATGGCAAGCATTCCGATTACGGCGTATGTGCTTGAGGGTTCATTCACCATTTCAATCGGATTATTGTCACTATTTGTTTTTGTACTATGGGCTCATAAACGATGA
- a CDS encoding trifunctional transcriptional activator/DNA repair protein Ada/methylated-DNA--[protein]-cysteine S-methyltransferase, with protein sequence MISVELQREYYQALIEKRTEYDGVFYVGVKTTGVFCRPTCPARKPKFENCEFYETAQQALLASFRPCKRCQPLTYPNSISDVVKKLVEAVESNPEKRWKDKDFQELSIDASTARRQFKKRFGMTFVEYARARRMGLAMKHIRSGAMVIDAQLTTGYESSSGFRDAFSRIMGTAPAMSHQHQILKAAWVDTKLGPMIGISDEEALYLLEFVDRRGLEKEVERMREKTKAAIIPGTTEPLRSIEKELNAYFEGALSIFQTPLKITGTPFQENVWRELQRIPCGQTRSYTEIAENICSPAAVRAVARANGCNQLAIIIPCHRVIRTNGDLAGYAGGLTRKKWLIEHERKMNEGKK encoded by the coding sequence ATGATTTCAGTCGAATTACAAAGGGAGTATTATCAAGCTTTAATTGAAAAAAGAACGGAATATGATGGGGTTTTTTATGTAGGGGTTAAAACGACAGGTGTATTTTGCCGCCCGACTTGTCCTGCAAGAAAACCTAAATTTGAGAACTGTGAATTCTATGAAACAGCTCAACAAGCCCTTCTGGCGTCGTTTCGACCATGTAAAAGATGCCAACCGTTAACGTACCCAAATAGTATTTCGGATGTCGTGAAAAAGCTGGTAGAGGCTGTTGAATCAAATCCTGAAAAACGTTGGAAGGATAAGGATTTTCAGGAGCTATCCATTGATGCATCAACTGCTCGGCGTCAATTTAAGAAGCGGTTCGGTATGACCTTTGTGGAATATGCCAGAGCCCGCAGGATGGGGCTTGCCATGAAGCACATCAGGTCAGGGGCGATGGTCATAGATGCTCAACTTACAACGGGATATGAATCAAGCAGTGGATTTAGAGATGCTTTTTCGAGAATTATGGGAACAGCACCCGCTATGTCACATCAACATCAAATACTTAAAGCAGCTTGGGTTGATACGAAACTTGGACCGATGATTGGAATTTCCGACGAAGAGGCACTTTACCTGTTGGAGTTTGTTGACCGACGCGGTCTAGAAAAAGAAGTGGAAAGAATGCGGGAGAAAACAAAGGCAGCAATCATTCCCGGTACTACAGAGCCACTTCGTTCCATTGAAAAGGAATTAAATGCCTATTTTGAAGGCGCTTTATCAATCTTCCAAACCCCTTTGAAAATCACCGGAACGCCTTTTCAAGAAAACGTTTGGAGAGAATTGCAAAGGATACCTTGTGGACAAACCAGATCCTATACTGAAATCGCTGAAAATATTTGCAGCCCAGCAGCTGTTCGAGCAGTTGCAAGGGCAAATGGGTGTAATCAGCTTGCCATCATCATTCCTTGTCATCGAGTGATCAGAACAAATGGAGATCTTGCCGGCTATGCAGGAGGTCTTACCCGGAAAAAATGGTTGATCGAACATGAAAGGAAGATGAATGAAGGAAAGAAGTAA
- a CDS encoding ring-cleaving dioxygenase, whose product MNLKPLKGQHHVSAITANAKKNYEFYTKILGLRLVKKSINQDDTSVYHLFYADERGNPGTDLTFFEIPHAGHTYKGTNSISLTALRVNTDESLAFWQNRFEEKGVEHDGISHNSGRATLSFRDFEGQRLMLVSDEKNEGVPGGKPWDKSPVPVEHGIVGLGPVTLTVARGENTAMVLRDVLGFRETRTFPSDVDGQPDIRVFETGDGGTGGEVYIEERSDIPQERPGRGSVHHVAFRVEDENELRKWVEWITQNRLPNSGFVERYYFRSLYFREPNGILFELATDGPGFETDEDFDTLGENLSLPPYFEAQRDSIEAKLKPLDTKE is encoded by the coding sequence ATGAACTTAAAACCACTTAAAGGGCAGCATCACGTTTCTGCGATTACAGCAAATGCAAAGAAAAATTACGAATTCTATACAAAAATACTAGGGCTTCGACTCGTGAAAAAATCGATCAACCAAGACGATACATCCGTCTACCATCTTTTCTATGCAGATGAAAGAGGAAATCCAGGGACGGACCTGACATTTTTCGAAATTCCACATGCGGGGCATACGTATAAAGGGACGAATAGTATTTCATTAACGGCACTGCGAGTGAACACGGATGAGTCTCTTGCTTTTTGGCAAAACCGCTTTGAAGAGAAAGGTGTCGAGCATGACGGGATTTCTCACAATAGTGGGAGGGCAACACTGAGCTTCCGTGATTTTGAAGGACAGCGTCTCATGCTTGTGTCAGATGAAAAGAACGAAGGAGTTCCTGGCGGCAAGCCTTGGGACAAGAGCCCTGTACCAGTTGAGCATGGCATTGTAGGCCTGGGTCCTGTTACGCTGACGGTCGCCCGTGGGGAAAACACGGCAATGGTATTGAGAGACGTATTAGGTTTTAGAGAAACAAGGACTTTTCCTTCAGATGTAGATGGACAACCCGATATCCGCGTGTTTGAAACAGGGGATGGCGGTACTGGTGGAGAGGTATATATAGAAGAACGGAGCGATATTCCGCAAGAAAGACCGGGAAGAGGAAGTGTTCACCACGTCGCTTTCCGTGTTGAAGATGAAAATGAATTGCGAAAGTGGGTAGAGTGGATCACTCAAAACCGCCTGCCGAATTCAGGCTTTGTTGAAAGATACTATTTCCGTTCCCTCTACTTCCGTGAACCAAATGGCATTCTTTTCGAGCTGGCTACAGACGGACCTGGCTTTGAGACCGATGAAGATTTTGATACTTTAGGTGAAAATTTATCACTTCCACCATATTTTGAAGCACAAAGAGATTCCATAGAAGCTAAATTAAAACCCTTAGATACAAAAGAATAA
- a CDS encoding TIGR04104 family putative zinc finger protein → MQKCNVCKNQFQWKELLFSIWRSYKPIECSQCGKKHTINFASKFFVSFLIIVPAVVFGLLIAPEQGLSKPMTFGVIVGLAFVISLILPLFVKYEYKK, encoded by the coding sequence TTGCAGAAGTGTAATGTATGTAAGAATCAGTTTCAATGGAAAGAGTTATTATTCTCCATTTGGAGATCTTATAAACCTATTGAGTGCAGTCAATGTGGTAAAAAGCATACAATAAATTTTGCCTCAAAATTTTTTGTTTCATTTCTAATCATCGTTCCAGCAGTTGTATTCGGATTATTGATTGCACCTGAACAAGGGTTATCAAAACCGATGACTTTTGGTGTGATCGTAGGTTTGGCGTTTGTGATCTCGTTGATTCTACCGTTGTTCGTTAAATACGAGTATAAAAAATAA
- a CDS encoding YitT family protein, with protein sequence MNVVRKGTILGVAASIQGLAMSVFLFPHFIPSGGAASVSVLLNYLMNVPFAITLWVLNAGLLLAAVKWLGKENTIWTMYCVTVTSGVVNLTSSLITSTVSIVFFDLLIGSILFGIGIGILFRMGASSGGMDILALIISKLRGYTPGKTLFVINGNLLLLTGIVVDLKIILFAIACQFIGTRILDIICQLELKRNFTSIEDH encoded by the coding sequence ATGAATGTTGTAAGAAAAGGTACTATTTTAGGTGTAGCAGCAAGCATTCAAGGATTGGCCATGTCGGTTTTTTTGTTTCCTCACTTCATTCCCTCAGGTGGAGCCGCAAGTGTAAGTGTACTACTAAACTATTTGATGAATGTTCCATTTGCCATTACGCTGTGGGTATTAAATGCAGGTTTATTATTAGCGGCAGTTAAATGGTTAGGAAAAGAAAATACCATATGGACCATGTATTGTGTGACAGTCACATCGGGTGTGGTGAATCTCACATCGTCCTTAATCACGAGTACAGTTTCAATTGTTTTCTTTGATCTCCTCATTGGCAGCATCCTTTTCGGAATAGGAATAGGCATCCTTTTCAGAATGGGAGCATCCTCAGGTGGGATGGATATTTTAGCCCTAATCATTTCAAAGCTTAGAGGATACACCCCTGGAAAAACACTGTTTGTCATTAATGGTAATCTGTTACTTCTGACAGGAATCGTGGTAGATTTGAAAATCATCCTATTTGCTATTGCCTGCCAATTCATCGGAACAAGAATCTTGGATATCATTTGTCAGCTTGAACTCAAACGAAACTTCACCAGCATCGAAGATCATTAA
- a CDS encoding MBL fold metallo-hydrolase gives MIQSFKLNVQTLGQKMPVYIFKVDDVLVDTGPYSMKNEVRTIFKELQIKEVIHTHHHEDHTGNSSWIERFYSIPQWIHPLGVEKCNDNTKLPFYRAMFWHNRPAFHPLPLQKEVFKTSKHSFRIVHTPGHAEDHIVLIDEEKGICFSGDLYLFHSPTSNFSFESVPELIRSIDKTLQYSFQEVYCSHQGYLKHGRKLLEKKRDYLINLQEAVTKAHLEGKSPKEIRNHLLPKNKLFQYISLFENSPTHTVKSIIKEIS, from the coding sequence TTGATACAATCATTTAAATTAAACGTTCAAACATTAGGTCAGAAGATGCCCGTTTATATTTTTAAAGTCGATGATGTTCTTGTTGATACGGGACCATACAGTATGAAAAATGAAGTACGTACTATTTTTAAAGAGCTCCAGATTAAAGAAGTCATTCACACTCATCACCACGAGGATCATACTGGTAATAGTTCTTGGATTGAAAGGTTTTACTCCATTCCTCAATGGATTCATCCTTTAGGGGTGGAAAAGTGCAATGACAATACTAAACTTCCTTTTTACAGAGCTATGTTCTGGCATAATCGTCCAGCGTTTCACCCTTTACCACTTCAGAAGGAAGTATTTAAAACGTCGAAACACTCCTTTAGAATTGTTCATACACCTGGACACGCTGAGGATCACATTGTTCTCATTGATGAAGAGAAGGGCATTTGCTTTTCTGGGGATTTATATTTATTCCATTCTCCTACTTCTAATTTTTCATTCGAGTCTGTACCAGAACTCATTCGATCAATAGACAAAACACTGCAGTATTCCTTTCAAGAAGTGTATTGTTCACATCAGGGGTACTTGAAGCATGGGAGAAAGCTTTTAGAGAAAAAACGAGACTATCTTATCAACCTTCAAGAAGCCGTCACCAAAGCCCACCTGGAGGGAAAATCGCCTAAAGAAATTCGTAATCACCTGCTGCCAAAAAACAAACTCTTTCAATACATCTCACTCTTTGAAAACTCGCCTACACACACAGTCAAATCAATCATCAAAGAAATATCCTAA
- a CDS encoding aminotransferase class V-fold PLP-dependent enzyme, producing the protein MDNLSLQYKIASESYEFQQIYTLNYETFVEEIPQHEGNQERKLIDKFHDENTYVIAKDQGEVVGMIAVRAKRPFSLDLKLRNLNEYLPTDAVPCEIRLLSVKEAYRSTRVFYQLCERLVSYCLEKGYTMALISGTVRQLKLYKRIGFQPFADLVGEEGAKFQPMYLTRHSFENSTKAFQRLMIRKTEKSVPLSFLPGPVPLHGKVEEAFKREPVSHRSTMFIHEMEEVKRSLCEITNANYAEVAVGTGTLSNDMVAAQLKCLSGSGLILANGEFGYRLIDHAYRFDLHFQTFEKDWNEPISLVEVESLLQKNQNIKWLWTVHCETSTGYLYDLDGLLSLCKTYGVELCVDACSSVGTIPVNFKEVYFATTVSGKGLGSYPGLAIVFHRDDIQSSTSIPRYLDMGMYEVNGSIPFTHSSNLVRALKEALHFIEYEMHEKLAHKVRCVLTLGGFHILGDKNYSPGVITIALEREQCSRQFGDVCKDRGILLSYESDYLVKRNWVQVALMGTQNERKVLKAMNILNKEYQSNVDSRAVK; encoded by the coding sequence ATGGACAACCTTTCTCTTCAGTATAAAATAGCAAGTGAATCATATGAGTTTCAACAAATTTATACATTGAATTATGAGACCTTTGTAGAAGAAATACCTCAGCACGAAGGAAATCAAGAACGCAAACTGATTGATAAGTTTCACGATGAAAATACATATGTGATTGCTAAAGATCAAGGTGAAGTGGTGGGCATGATTGCAGTTCGTGCCAAGCGTCCCTTCTCATTGGATTTAAAACTGAGAAATCTTAATGAATATTTGCCGACTGATGCTGTCCCTTGTGAAATTCGCTTATTATCTGTAAAGGAAGCGTATAGAAGTACGAGGGTTTTTTATCAATTATGTGAGCGTTTAGTATCTTATTGTTTGGAGAAAGGATATACGATGGCTCTCATTTCAGGGACGGTTCGTCAGCTGAAATTGTATAAACGAATAGGTTTCCAGCCCTTTGCCGATCTAGTAGGGGAGGAAGGGGCAAAATTCCAGCCAATGTATTTAACCCGTCATAGCTTCGAAAATTCGACGAAAGCCTTTCAGCGATTAATGATTCGCAAAACAGAAAAATCAGTTCCGCTTTCTTTCCTTCCAGGGCCGGTTCCACTTCATGGAAAGGTAGAAGAAGCTTTCAAAAGAGAACCCGTTTCTCATAGAAGCACGATGTTTATTCATGAAATGGAAGAAGTAAAAAGATCATTATGCGAGATAACAAACGCAAACTATGCAGAAGTTGCAGTGGGAACGGGTACCCTATCTAATGACATGGTTGCAGCTCAGCTGAAATGTTTGTCAGGCAGCGGCCTTATCCTGGCAAACGGAGAATTTGGGTACCGGTTGATTGATCACGCATACCGGTTTGATTTACATTTTCAAACGTTTGAAAAGGATTGGAATGAACCCATTTCATTGGTCGAAGTGGAAAGCCTACTCCAGAAAAATCAGAACATAAAATGGCTTTGGACGGTTCATTGTGAAACGTCGACAGGCTATTTGTATGACTTGGACGGGCTACTTTCTTTGTGTAAAACGTATGGAGTAGAGCTATGCGTCGATGCCTGTAGTTCTGTTGGGACCATTCCAGTGAACTTCAAGGAAGTGTACTTTGCCACAACAGTCAGTGGGAAGGGGTTAGGCTCTTATCCCGGCCTCGCTATTGTATTTCATAGGGACGATATACAATCCAGCACATCAATTCCAAGGTACTTGGATATGGGAATGTACGAGGTGAATGGAAGCATCCCATTTACCCACTCATCTAACCTAGTAAGGGCACTAAAGGAGGCACTGCATTTTATTGAGTATGAAATGCATGAAAAATTAGCTCATAAAGTACGGTGTGTGTTAACACTAGGAGGATTTCATATACTAGGTGATAAAAACTATTCCCCAGGAGTGATTACAATTGCACTAGAGAGGGAACAGTGTAGTAGACAGTTTGGAGATGTTTGTAAAGATAGAGGTATTTTATTAAGCTACGAAAGTGACTATTTGGTTAAGAGGAACTGGGTGCAGGTGGCACTCATGGGAACACAAAACGAACGAAAGGTTTTGAAAGCAATGAACATACTCAACAAAGAATATCAAAGCAATGTCGATTCAAGGGCTGTTAAATGA
- a CDS encoding TIGR02206 family membrane protein yields the protein MKEMMNFRYEEYPFELFSVSHVVAMIVSFGCMIGLYVFRNQLNGRGKSVFKWLLVVLMVLSEALFQIWYFINDHWDVAINLPFQLCSISLYLCTIMLITKSYRIFEISFFASMTGAFIAIVTPELFFGFPHFRYFQFFLAHLTIVISCLYMVWIEGFTITFRSMVRAFIALNLIAVFVFLLNRLVGANYMFLSHKPYNASPIDYLGEYPWYLLALEGVALILFILLYLPFYLLRKRKSVGEL from the coding sequence GTGAAAGAGATGATGAATTTTAGATATGAGGAGTATCCTTTTGAGTTGTTTTCGGTATCCCATGTGGTAGCAATGATTGTCTCGTTTGGATGTATGATCGGTTTGTATGTGTTCAGAAATCAACTAAACGGCAGGGGTAAGAGTGTGTTTAAATGGCTTCTGGTGGTGCTTATGGTTTTGAGTGAAGCATTATTTCAGATTTGGTACTTTATCAATGATCATTGGGATGTAGCCATTAATTTGCCGTTTCAATTATGTTCCATCTCATTGTATCTGTGCACGATCATGCTCATAACGAAAAGCTATAGAATCTTTGAAATCAGTTTTTTTGCCAGTATGACGGGTGCTTTTATTGCCATCGTGACACCTGAGTTGTTTTTTGGTTTTCCTCATTTTCGTTATTTTCAATTTTTCTTAGCACATCTGACGATCGTTATATCCTGTTTGTACATGGTATGGATAGAAGGCTTCACAATAACGTTCCGATCTATGGTTAGGGCATTCATCGCTTTAAATCTGATCGCTGTTTTCGTGTTTTTGTTGAACAGACTGGTTGGAGCAAATTATATGTTTCTTTCTCATAAACCGTATAATGCAAGTCCCATAGATTATTTAGGCGAGTATCCCTGGTACCTCCTTGCTCTTGAAGGTGTCGCCCTTATATTATTCATCCTCCTTTATTTACCGTTCTATCTCTTAAGAAAAAGGAAGAGTGTAGGGGAATTGTAA
- a CDS encoding alpha/beta hydrolase — MLEYNVHQGVGKEYVVFLHGIGGNSRIFGKQLDIFKKYYNVITIHLPGHGESPSVESYNEKFTIDLNVREVLKVLDHLKVERAHFIGISLGSVLIHALLQAAPNRVKSAVLGGCITRFNLLSNTLLKIGDAVKNMIPFMWLYKIFAYIMMPKSNHRISRKLFIREAKKMNRNDFLGWYRLTPFVKSTYASVQERASHVPKLYISGKEDHLFVQSLDQDTKGDPSATKVFIEDCGHVCNVEKPSEFNRLALDFIYKNQDVPLRKVQ, encoded by the coding sequence ATGCTAGAATACAATGTTCATCAAGGAGTCGGCAAAGAATATGTGGTGTTTCTTCATGGAATTGGAGGAAACTCGAGAATTTTCGGTAAGCAGCTCGATATATTCAAAAAATATTATAATGTAATAACGATTCATTTGCCCGGGCATGGGGAGTCCCCAAGCGTAGAATCATATAATGAAAAGTTTACAATTGATTTAAATGTGCGTGAAGTTCTTAAGGTATTAGATCATCTTAAAGTGGAACGTGCTCATTTTATTGGAATTTCTTTAGGATCGGTTCTAATTCACGCTTTATTACAAGCTGCTCCAAACAGAGTAAAAAGTGCCGTCTTAGGGGGATGTATCACTAGATTCAATTTATTATCCAATACACTACTTAAAATTGGTGATGCAGTGAAAAACATGATCCCATTCATGTGGTTGTATAAAATTTTCGCCTACATCATGATGCCTAAAAGCAATCACAGAATTTCGAGAAAGTTATTCATTCGCGAAGCAAAGAAAATGAATCGTAATGATTTTCTCGGATGGTATCGTCTGACACCCTTTGTGAAATCAACGTACGCTTCTGTGCAGGAAAGGGCTTCTCATGTTCCTAAGCTTTATATTTCCGGGAAAGAAGATCATCTATTTGTTCAGTCACTTGATCAGGATACAAAGGGAGATCCCTCAGCTACGAAAGTGTTCATTGAGGATTGTGGACATGTGTGCAATGTAGAGAAGCCAAGTGAATTTAATCGACTGGCTCTTGATTTCATTTATAAGAACCAAGACGTTCCATTGCGTAAGGTTCAATAA
- a CDS encoding STAS domain-containing protein — MHRNRELHTFLLSKARQLTEDWYNSLDKNTTSGVYTSSDPKVIETLKKQNFEFHGILCSVFAEDKETFNQRIDEWVLTIAEDKEHLETPNHYILKEFMRVRHQYLEFLKEYAETHMEENIFEQFSRWNQVIIEAFDRAMLRFVELQTKVVEEQIQSQQEVINELSSPVISLNGHTALLPLVGNIDPSRAELILENALEQCVNKEVSQLFIDLSGVVLIDTMVAHQIFQLIDALQLIGVKPILSGLRPEIAQTAVQLGVNFENLTITSTLSQALTIKNNEVV, encoded by the coding sequence ATGCACAGAAATCGGGAACTACATACATTTTTATTAAGTAAGGCTCGTCAATTAACGGAAGATTGGTATAACTCCCTGGATAAAAACACAACAAGTGGTGTTTATACTTCCTCAGATCCCAAGGTGATAGAAACTTTAAAAAAACAAAACTTTGAGTTTCACGGCATTCTTTGTAGTGTGTTTGCTGAGGATAAAGAAACGTTTAACCAGAGGATCGATGAATGGGTCTTGACCATTGCAGAGGACAAAGAACATCTAGAAACGCCAAATCACTATATTCTTAAAGAATTCATGAGGGTTAGACATCAATACCTGGAATTCTTGAAAGAATATGCGGAAACTCATATGGAAGAAAACATATTCGAACAATTCAGCCGTTGGAATCAAGTAATCATTGAAGCATTTGACCGGGCTATGTTGCGATTTGTTGAGCTGCAAACGAAAGTGGTGGAAGAGCAGATTCAATCCCAGCAGGAAGTGATCAATGAATTAAGTTCACCTGTCATATCCTTAAATGGACATACAGCACTTTTACCCCTTGTTGGTAATATTGATCCTTCACGAGCGGAATTAATATTAGAGAATGCGTTAGAACAATGTGTTAACAAGGAAGTTTCTCAATTGTTCATCGACTTATCTGGAGTTGTATTAATAGATACGATGGTTGCCCATCAAATCTTTCAGCTAATAGATGCACTTCAGTTGATCGGTGTTAAGCCGATTCTATCTGGGCTGCGCCCAGAGATAGCACAAACAGCCGTTCAGCTTGGAGTGAATTTTGAAAACCTTACGATTACCTCAACTCTGTCACAGGCTCTGACCATTAAGAATAATGAAGTCGTATAA
- a CDS encoding alpha/beta hydrolase yields the protein MKHLFKQGNKDLPILLLLHGTGGDERDLLPLAEMIEPDASVLSVKGNVDENGMARFFARLREGVFDEEDLVFRTKELNEFIDESANNYGFDRHNIVALGYSNGANIAASLMYHYKDALKGGILFHAMVPRRNVELPDLSDVNVFIGAGKRDPLIPLQETKELVKNLHDAGTQVKEFWTEGGHELRRDEVDEAKRWFEDNFK from the coding sequence ATGAAACATCTTTTTAAACAAGGAAATAAAGACTTACCCATACTTCTACTCCTTCATGGAACAGGTGGAGATGAGCGGGACCTATTACCGCTGGCTGAGATGATTGAGCCCGATGCTTCGGTATTAAGCGTAAAAGGGAATGTGGATGAAAATGGAATGGCCCGCTTCTTTGCCCGCTTACGGGAAGGAGTGTTTGATGAAGAGGATTTAGTATTCCGAACGAAGGAATTAAATGAATTCATCGACGAGAGCGCTAATAACTATGGATTCGATCGTCACAATATCGTTGCGTTAGGCTACTCCAATGGAGCGAATATCGCGGCTAGTTTAATGTATCATTACAAGGATGCATTAAAAGGTGGAATCCTGTTTCATGCCATGGTTCCAAGACGAAATGTCGAGCTTCCCGATTTAAGTGATGTTAATGTATTCATTGGGGCTGGTAAGCGAGATCCACTCATTCCCCTACAAGAGACAAAAGAACTTGTGAAAAATCTTCATGATGCCGGAACACAGGTGAAAGAGTTCTGGACTGAAGGCGGTCACGAGCTTCGTCGTGACGAAGTAGATGAAGCAAAAAGATGGTTTGAAGACAACTTTAAATAA